CCAGTTTGAACTGATCCAGATCCAGGAACATCAACGCATGCCGCCCGGACTGGCGCGAGAGGTTGTGCAGCGCCTGATCCAGGCGATATTCAAACTCACGACGATTCGCCAGCCCGGTCAGCGCATCATGAGTGGCCTGCCAGGAAAGATTGGCGATGTATTGCCGCTCCTGGGTCATGTCGTGCAGCACCAGCACCGTGCCACTGACCTTGCCGGCATTGCGGATCGGCGCTCCGACCAGCGTCACCGAAAGCGTGCTGCCATCCAGGCGCTGAATCAGCTTGGAGTGCTCGCTGCCGCCGCTGAGTTGGCCGCTGAGAATGTGCTCAATCAGCGTCAGGCCTTCGGCCTGGGCGTTGTCGTCGAGCAAATTGAACAGCGCCGCCAAGGGCAAACCGGCGGCCTGCTCGGCCTTCCAGTGGGTCATGGCTTCAGCGGCGGGGTTCATGTAGTCAATGGCGCCGGTCACGTCGGTGGTGATGACGCCATCACCAATTGATTGCAACGTCACGTGCGCGCGATCTTTCTCCAACTGCAGCGCCTCGGCAAAGGCATGGCGCTGCTTGAGCAATTTGTGGGTTCGCCACAAGGCCAGCACGATCAGTCCAAGCGCCGTGGCAAGGTTGGTGAACAGCAGCAGGCGCAGGATCATCCGCGAGCCTTCGCCCAGGGCATCGCTGAACGCTTTCGCCGCCGGGGTCACACCATCGTTGATCGCAAAGATTCGCGCCTTCCAGCGCTGGATATCGGCCTCGGTAGCAGCATTGTCGACGATACGTTGATGCATCTCGCGCGCCACGTCATGGAGTTCGATCAGATAAGCATCACCGACCGTCCAGCGGTCGATCGCGGTTTCCAGGTAACTGAAGTGACGGAAGTTGAGGTACAGCCAGATCACGCTGGAGACGTCGTCAGGATGGTTGCCGCCCTTGAGAATGCCGTCACGCGCCGATTGCAGATCCGGCGGCTGACGGTCCAGCGCCACGCGCAACTGATGACCGCCCTGGGGCACGGCAATCGCACTTTGGTACTTGAGAAAAATCGCCTCGTCACGACTGTCGGCGTACAGATTGAGGTAGTAAATGGCGTCTTTCTGGCCCTTGGACCAGAGACTTTCCCCCGCCACGTAACCGCGAACGGCCGAGAGCACGTAAAGACTCACGCCGCCCAATAACGCCTGAAACAACACGACGGCAATAAATGGCCAGACGATGCCCAACAACCGTGGCGTTCCGAGAGTCCGCTTTTGCTTCATGAGATCCCTTGCGCAAGCACTGCCATATGAGCACCGGAAAATACCGCTCCTGACAGCTCAGCCTAGGCTAATTTTCGACATGTCCAAGGGACGGCTGTGCCGTCCTCTATGCCGATCGTGCAACCTAGCTGTACGGGGAGGTAATCGGGGCGTTTTTATTGGAAGCAATTCAAGCACTAAGCACAGAAACGCGGACAAAACTCAAGGGCGCTGGATTTGTTGCAAGTGGCCGTAGAGTTTGGCGTACAGCCCGCCGTCGGCAATCAACTGCTGATGATCGCCGTCTTCGGCCACTTGCCCGCCGTCGAACACCAAGACCCGATCCGCCTGTTTCACCGCCGACAAGCGATGGGCAATGATCAACGTGGTACGACCATTGAGGAACCGCGCCATGGCCTGATGCAGGTTGTATTCGGTGGCGGCATCAAGGGCTGAAGTGGCTTCGTCGAGGATTACCACTTTCGGCTCGGCGAGGATCATCCGCGCAATCGCCAGACGCTGGCGCTGACCGCCGGACAAGCGCACGCCGGAACGCCCGACGATGCTGTCCAGGCCATCCGGCAAGGCGCGGATGGTGGGTTCGAGCTGAGCGATTTCCAGTGCCTGCCAGCAGGCTTCGTCACTGCGCGTGCGGCCCATGGTCAGGTTGGCGCGCACGGTATCGTTGAACAGCGCCGGGTGTTGCAATACCACCGCGACGTTTTCCCGAACGGTCTCCAGCCCGATTTCCTGCTGGGTCGAACCGCCGAAACGGATGGTGCCGGCCAGCGGCGTGTACAACCCAAGCAGCAATTGCACAAGGGTACTTTTGCCGCCGCCGCTGGCGCCGACAATTGCCACTTTCTCCCCCGGGGCGATGGACAGGTTCAGTTGATCCAGCACCAATTCGTCACCGTAACCGAAGCTCAGACCTTGCACCTGAATGCCCACGGTGTCGCGTCCCTTGAACGGATCAATACCACCCGGATATTGCGGCTCATCGGCCCGCGCCAGCAATTCATTGATCCGTGCCAGCGCGCCGCCGGCCGCGTAGTAGGCATATTGCAGATTCAGCAGTTGCTCCACGGGGCCGATCATGAACCACAGATAACTGAACACCGCGAGCATCTGGCCGATCGACAGGTCGGAGAACAACACGGTGAGCATCGCCGCTGCGCGGAAGATGTCGATGCCGAACTGGAACAGCAGCCCGCTGGCGCGATTGGATGCGTCGGTTTTCCACTGAGAATTGACCGCGTAGTTACGCACCTCTTGCGCTCGTAGGCCGAGCCGGCCAAGGAAGTAGCCCTGACGGTTGCCCGCGCGCACTTCCTGGATCGAATCGAGGGTTTCACTCAACACCTGAGTGAACCGCGCAGTGCTGTCGTTCTCCAGTTTCTTGAGGTGTTTGACCCGTTTGCCCAACTGCACCGTGGCGTAGATCACCAGCGGATTGAACAGCAGTATCAGCAACGCAAGTTTCCAGTGCATCCACATCAGGATGCTCGCGGTGCCGACCAGGGTCAGCATCGCCACCAGAAAACGGCTTAGGGTTTCGCCGACAAACTTGTCGAGGGTGTCCAGATCGGTCACCAGGTGCGTGGTCACCGTGCCGCTGCCCAGACTTTCGTATTCGCCGAGGGAAATGCGTTTGAGCCGTTCGATCAGGCGCACGCGAATGCGATAGACGATGTCCTTGGCCAACCGCGCGAACAGGCGCGACTGCAACACGCCAAAGCACAACGCGCAGCAACGCAGCGTCAAGGTGACCACCAGCATCAGGCCGATATAGCCCGCTGCCTGCTGCCACATCGTAGGCAACAGATGGTTCATGACTTTCAGCGCTGCATCGCCATGGCCGAGCAGGACTTCGTCCACCAGCAATGGCAACAGCAACGGAATCGGCACGCTGCACAACGTCGCCAGCACGGCCACACCGTTGGCGATCCACAAGGATTTTTTGTGATGAAGTGCCAGTCGCCGGACTTCTGCCCAGCTCAGCCGGTCGACACGCTTTACGGCTGGCGTGTCATCGGCCGGGTCAGACACAGGCCGCGCGCTCCAGCCATCGGCCGAGCAAGGGCGACAGTTCACTGAGCGGTTGATAGCCGTTGGTCAGCAGCGCCAGTTGGCCGTTGCGTTCGGCGAGCAAGGTCGGGAAACCGGCGATACCCAGATCTTGCACCCAACTGAAATCAGCCTGAGTCGCCTTGTGTTGATCGGCATGATCGAACAACGCGGCAAATTCGATACGCGGCACACCCGCCTGCTCTGCCAGTTCGACCAGCACGCTGGCCTGGGTGACATCGCGACCTTCAGTGTAAAACGCCTGCTGGATCAATCCGACCAGTGTCCATGCGCAATCCGGTGCCAGGCTACGTGCCGTGACAATCGCCCGGCAAGCAGGCTCGGTGTCGTAGACAAAACCATCGGGCAGCGCGCCGTCGAACTTGAACGGCTGGCCGGTGGCCTCGGTGACTGCCTGCCAGTGTTCAAGAATGTAGCGTCGGGTGGTCGGCTCCAGCGCCGCACCGCTACCCGTACGCAATCCGCCAACGACAAGATGCAACTCGACCCCGGCTGCCTGCGCCTGTTCGACCAGTGCCTTGGCCACCGGAGCGAACCCCCAGCACCAGGAACACATCGGGTCCATCACATAGAGCAGGCGCGCAGACATGGTTAAGCCTCGGTGGATGCTTGCTTATAGTTGTAGCCGATCGGGTGCGGCTGGTTGCGGGCCTTGGCCAGCTCGATCTGCTTCTGCCGATCGATGGCGCTGCGGCGGGTTTTCTCGCTCAGGGTGTCCCAGCAGTGCGGGCAACTGACGCCGGCCACGTAATGCTCGGAGGTACGATCTTCAACGCTGACCGGTGTGCGACAGGCATGACATTGATCGTAGTCGCCTTCGCTGAGGTCGTGACGCACGGTCACACGGTTGTCGAATACAAAGCAGTCGCCCTGCCACTTGGTTTCTTCCTGCGGCACCTCTTCGAGGTATTTCAGAATGCCGCCCTTGAGGTGGTACACCTCTTCGAAGCCCTCGCCCAGCATGTAGCTCGAGGCCTTCTCGCAGCGGATGCCGCCGGTGCAGAACATCGCGACCTTCTTGTGCACGGCCGGGTCGAAGTGTTCTTTGATGTAGTCGGGGAATTCGCGAAAACTGGTGGTTTTCGGATCGATGGCGCCTTCGAAGGTGCCGATCGACACTTCGTAATCGTTGCGCGTGTCGATCAACAGCACTTCAGGGTCGCTGATCAACGCGTTCCAGTCTTGCGGATCAACGTAGGTGCCGACCTTCTTGTTCGGGTCGACGCCTTCGACACCGAGGGTGACGATCTCTTTCTTGAGCTTGACCTTGGTGCGGTAGAACGGCTGCTCGTCGCAGTACGACTCTTTGTGATCGATGTCGATCATGCGTGGGTCGTTCTTCAGCCAGGCGAGCAGGCCATCGATGCCTTCGCGAGTGCCGGAAACCGTGCCGTTGATGCCTTCTTCGGCGATCAGCAGAGTGCCTTTGATGCCGTTGTCGACCATCGCTTGCAGCAGCGGCTCGCGCAGGTTGACGTAATCTTCGAGGGTGACGAACTTATACAGTGCCGCCACGACAATCGGTTGTGTCATGGGTATTTCTCCAGGTGGCTACCCTCGCAAAGGGTGAACCGGATGCGAAAAAAAACGCGCCGGGTGAGCGGCGCGTTGCGGATTCTAGCAAAAACATCACCCTCTGCGGCAGCCACCTGTAGGAGCTGCCGCAGGCTGCGATCTTTTGATCTTAATGTTTGCTACCGCCGGCACAGGTCGGTGACGCCGGAGCGGCGCCGATCTCTGCCCATTCCTGCGGGGTGTAGGTGTGCAGCGCCAACGCATGAAACTCGCCCATCAGCTCGCCGAGCGTGCCATAGACTTTCTGGTGGCGCTTGACCCGGTTCAGGCCGTCAAACTGCGCGCTGACTACCACAGCCTTGTAGTGGGTCTGCAACCCGCGACTGTGCATGTGGCTTTCATCCAGCACTTGCAGATGCTCAGGCTGAAGCAGGGCCAGCGTCGATTCGATGCGTTGTTGCATGGTCATCACGAACTCCGCTTACGGCTTTTTCTTGGCCGGAGCAGCGCCTTTCGGTGCCAGCTCGTTGGTCATGTCGTCGAGCAACTTGTTGACGACAGGAACGGCGCTTTCCAGTTTGGCCTGGGTCATCTGGGCCGATTGCTGGGTCAGCTGCGGCATTTTTTCCAGGACTTTCTTGCCCAGTGGCGACTTGTAGAAAGCGACCAGGTCTTTGAGCTCGGATTCGCTGAAGTTGCTGGTGTAGAGCTTGACCATGTCGGGCTTGAGCTTGTTCCAGCCAATGGCCTGATCCAGGGCGGCGTTGGCCTTGGCCTGGTAGGTTTCCAGCGTGGCTTTCTTGGATTCCGGGGCCTTGGTCTGTTCAAAACGCTGGGCGAACATTTGCTGCACTTGCATGTACACCGGAGTGCCCAGTTTGTCAGCGTGCGCCAGGGTCAGGAAAGCTTCGGCACTGGCGTTGTGGCTGGCGGTATCGGCAAGCACCTGGCCGCTGGCGCAAACCAGTGCAACCGCGGTACAGATGGCACGAAGACGAGTCATCGAGTTTCCTTTTCTAGCTAACGAGGTAAAACCCCAAGGGCGACCATTCTGCGCCTAAAAAACGCTATGGCTCAACCCCCGCGCCTTGCCGCGCTTGATTGGCGGGGTTTTACCGGTCAACAATCGGATCGATGGAACCACCTGGGCCGACGCCGGCCTAACCAGCGCAAACAGACCAACAGGAGTGTGCACGATGAGCCGTATCGAAACCGACAGCCTGGGCCAGATCGAAGTCCCGGACGACGCCTACTGGGGTGCTCAGACGCAACGCTCGCTGATCAACTTCGCCATTGGCCAGGAGCACATGCCACTGCCGGTGCTGCACGCTCTGGCCCTGATCAAGAAAGCTGCCGCCCGGGTGAACGACCGTAATGGCGACCTGCCCGCCGACATCGCCCGCCTGATCGAACAAGCCGCCGACGAAGTACTCGACGGCCAGCACGACGATCAGTTCCCGCTGGTGGTCTGGCAGACCGGCAGCGGCACCCAGAGCAACATGAACGTCAACGAAGTGATCGCCGGTCGCGCCAATGAACTTGCCGGCAACCCGCGCGGCGGCAAAATCCCGGTGCATCCGAACGATCACGTCAACCGCTCGCAAAGCTCCAACGACTGCTTCCCCACCGCCATGAGCATCGCCACCGCGAAAGCAGTACAGGAACAACTGTTGCCAGCGATCGCCGAGCTGTCCGGCGGCTTGGCCGAACTTGCTGCGCGGCACATGAAGCTGGTGAAAACCGGCCGCACGCACATGATGGATGCGACGCCAATCACCTTCGGCCAGGAACTGTCCGGCTTCATCGCGCAACTGGATTACGCCGAACGAGCGATCCGCGCGGCGTTGCCGGCAGTCTGTGAACTGGCACAGGGCGGCACCGCCGTCGGCACAGGGCTGAACTCACCACACGGTTTTGGCGAGGCCATTGCCGCAGAACTGGCGGCATTGTCCGGTCTGCCTTTCGTCACCGCACCGAACAAGTTCGCGGCGCTGGCCGGGCACGAGCCGCTGACCAGCCTGTCCGGCGCCTTGAAAACCCTCGCCGTGGCACTGATGAAAATCGCCAATGACCTGCGTCTGCTCGGCTCCGGCCCACGCGCAGGCTTTGCTGAAGTGCGGCTGCCGGCCAACGAACCGGGCAGTTCGATCATGCCTGGCAAGGTCAACCCGACCCAGTGCGAAGCGTTATCGATGCTCGCCTGCCAGGTGCTGGGCAACGACGTGACGATCGGGATTGCCGCGAGCCAGGGCCACTTGCAGTTGAACGTGTTCAAACCGGTGATCATCCACAATCTGCTGCAATCGATCCGCCTGCTCGGCGATGGTTGCAGCAACTTCCAGCAGCACTGCATTGCCGGGCTCGAACCGGACGCCGAAGTCATGGCCAAACATCTGGAACGTGGGCTGATGCTGGTGACGGCGTTGAATCCGCACATCGGTTACGACAAGTCGGCGGAAATCGCCAAGAAGGCTTACAGCGAAGGGCTGACCTTGCGGGAAGCGGCGCTGGAGTTGGGCTATCTGACCGATGAAGAGTTTGATGCGTGGGTGCGGCCGGAGAACATGATCGAGGCTGGCGCCAAGGGTTAAATTCTTCAGCGCCTGAAAGTCAGTCATCGCGAGCAGGCTCACTCCTACCGGGGAATGCATTCCAAATGCAGGAGTGAGCCTGCTCGCGATGGCCCTGACACGGTCTAACTGGCTGCCATCTTCATCCGTCGCGCCTTCAACCCGGCAATCAGCGACGGCCCCAACGCCACCAACGCCGAACCCAGCACCACCAGCACCGCCCCGCCATAACCCAAGCCATTGATCTGCTCGGCATGCACATAGTCCGGCCATATCCACGCCGCAATCGCCACTGCCCCGAATGTCACCAACGGCGTTATCGCCAACGTCGCACTGACCCGCGATGCCTCCCAATGCGCCAGCGCCTCGGCGAACGCGCCATAAGCGATCAGCGTATTCATGCAGCATGCCAGCAGCAGCCAGCCTTGCAGCGGACTCAATTGCAGCGCTTCGAGCGGATGCACCCACGGCGTCAGCAACAACGCGCAGAACAGGTAGATCACCATCATCACCTGCAGCGAATTCCACACCGTCAGCAATTGCTTCTGGCCCAGCGCATAGAAGGTCCAGACCGTCGAGGCCAATAACACCAGCAACACCCCCGCGGTGTAATCCGACAGCGAGGTCAGCAACTCCGCGAGACGCTGATTGAAGAACAACACAAAACCGATCAGCAACACCGCAAGACCGATGCCCTGACCGATACTGAATCGCTCCTTGAACACGAACAGACTGGCGATCAGCAGCATGATCGGCCCCATCTGCACCACCAATTGCGCGGTGCCGGGGCTGAGCAGATTGAGGCCCATCAGGTACAGCACGTAGTTACCGACCAGGCCAAGCACCGCCATCAGCACCAGCCAACCGCCCCGGGGGCCCAGCACCTTGAGACTCGGCAGGCGTCTGGTCGAAGCCAGATAGATGAACAGGCAACCGCCGGACACCAGCAGGCGAAACCAGGTCACGGTGACCGGGTCCATCACCAGCAGCACCTGTTTGAGTTTGATCGGCAGGATGCCCCACAAAAACGCGGTCAGCAGCGCCAGGCACAAACCATATACCCAGCGCCCCGATGAAATGTGCATGCGAACCCCGACGCCTGCTGACAAGAGCCGTCATTCTAGACGCGTAGCCGAACGCGACACAGGGACAGTTGGAGACACGCCGCGAATGAAACTGTGCAGGTCGCAGCATTAAATTGACGAGGCGCCGTTGATCGGCTGGACAGGCATCCCAAGTGCTTCAGGCATAAGCTCGTTGGATCCGTTTCAGCGCTTCATAAAAAGGAGACCGACCATGTTAGGCATGCGCCGCCAGGATCCCGCCCCCGCCACGCACTTTCGCAGCGACCGGGTGTGCCGGGTCAATGGCGAACTGTTTTTCAGCACTCGGGAAAACACCCTTGAAGGGCCGTTTGACAGTCACGAGCAAGCCGAGCAGGAGATAAAGGCTTATATCGCGCGGATGCAGGTGCAGGATTCCAACCGGATATCCGGATGATGCCATCGCGAGCAGGCTCACTCCTACAGGGGAACGCATTTCAATTGCAGGAGCGAGCCTGCTCGCGATAGCGGTAGATCAATCAACAAATCTTTCAGGGCTTAGCGCACAGCCTCAAACAACCCCGTCGCCCCCATCCCGCCGCCCACGCACATGGTGACGATGCCGTAACGCAGATTGCGCCGCTGCAACTCCCTCACCAGATGCCCGACCTGCCGAGATCCGGTCATGCCGAACGGGTGGCCAATGGAAATAGACCCGCCATTGACGTTGTATTTGTCATTGTCGATTTCCAGCCGATCCCGGGCGTACAGGCACTGCGAAGCGAACGCCTCGTTGAGTTCCCACAAATCGATGTCCGCCACTTGCAGGCCCTTGGCCTTGAGCAATTTCGGCACCGAGAACACCGGGCCGATGCCCATCTCGTCCGGCTCGCAACCGGCAACGGTGAAACCACGGAAAAACGCTTTCGGCTTGAGTCCCAGTTGCAGGGCCTTTTCCAGGCTCATGACCAAGGTCATCGATGCACCGTCGGACAGTTGCGATGAGTTGCCCGCCGTTACCGAACCGTCGTCGGCAAACACTGGCTTCAGTCCGGCGAGGCTTTCGTAAGTGGTGTCCGGACGATTGCAGTCGTCGCGCTCGACGATGCCATCGAGGATCTGCACTTCGCCGCTGTTTTTGTCCTCGACCCGGTACTTCACCGCCATCGGCACGATTTCATCATCAAACAACCCTGCCGCCTGCGCCTGCGCGGTGCGCAGCTGACTTTGCAGCGAATAGCGATCCTGGGCTTCGCGGCTGACGCCATAACGCCGTGCCACCACCTCAGCGGTCTGGCCCATCGTGTAGTAGATGCCCGGTGTCTGCTGCTTGAGCAACGGGTTGATCAAGTGATCGGTGTTGACGCTTTTCAGGGTCAGGCTGATCGACTCGACGCCGCCGGCGACGATGATGTCGCTGCAACCCGAAGCGATCTGGTTGGCGGCGATCGCAATCGCCTGCAAACCGGATGAACAGAAACGGTTGAGGGTCATTCCCGCGACGCCGGTGCCCAATTGCGAGAGCACCGCGACGTTGCGGCCAATGTTGTAGCCCTGCGCACCCTCGTTGGAACCGGCACCGACGATGCAGTCCTCGACGCTGGCCGGGTCGATGTCGTTGCGCTCGAGCAGCGCATTGACGCAATGCGCTGCCATGTCATCGGGACGGGTCTGGTTGAACTTGCCGCGAAAGGACTTGGCCAGCCCGGTTCGTACGCTGTCGACGATCACCACTTCACGCATGGCATACCTCATTGTTGTTGTCGGTTGAGAGTGGCTCGAGCATAAGCCCACCAAATGACCGACCGCGACAATCATTCACCCCGCGTATGCGCGCCCATCGCTTCAATCCTTGTGCTTTTTGGCCTTCTTGTCGGACTTCTCGAAAGCCTCTTCCAGCGCGCGGTTGATCGTGCGCAACACTTTGACCCGCGCCCAGCGTTTGTCGTTGGCCTCGACCAATGTCCACGGAGAAATCTCGGTGCTGGTGCGGTCGACCATGTCGCCCACGGCAGCACGGTAGGCGTCCCACTTGTCGCGGTTGCGCCAGTCGTCTTCGGTGATTTTGAAGCGTTTGAACGGAATTTCTTCGCGCGCCTGAAAGCGCTCCATCTGCGTGTCCTTGTCAATGGCCAGCCAGAACTTGACCACGATCACCCCGGCGTCAGCGATCTGCTCTTCATAATCATTGATTTCACTGTAGGCGCGCAGCCAGTCGGCCGGGCTGCAAAAGCCTTCGATGCGCTCCACCAGCACCCGGCCATACCATGAGCGGTCGAACACGGTGAACTTGCCCCGCGCCGGCAGATGCCGCCAGAAGCGCCACAAATATGGCTGCGCCCGCTCCTCTTCGGTCGGCGCGGCAATCGGCACGATGCTGTACTGGCGTGGATCGAGCGCCGCCGCCACCCGGCGAATCGCCCCGCCCTTGCCCGCCGCATCATTGCCCTCAAACACGGCAACCAAGGCGTGGCGGCGCATGCGTTTATCGCGCATCAGCCCCGACAGTCGCGCCTGCTCGGTGATCAGTTGCTCTTCGTAGTCTTTCTTCTCCAGGCGCTGAGTCAGGTCAAGGCTGTCAAGCAGGTTCAACTGATCGACCGCCGTGCCCAACGGTGCTGCGTTGACTTCCTCGGCGTGCACATCCGGGCGCTTCAGGGCGTTTTGCAGGCCCTCAAGGAGAATCTTGCCGACCGCCAGACTGCGGTAGTTGGCGTCCATGCCTTCAATGACGTGCCACGGCGCATAGTCGCGACTGGTCCGGCGCAGCACGCGCTCGCCGTATTTGACGAACTTGTCGTATGTTTGCGATTGCTGCCAGTCCAGCGGACTGATGCGCCAACTGTGCAGCGGGTCATCGGCGAGAGACTTGAGCCGCGCTTTCATCTGTTTCTTGGACAGGTGAAACCAGAACTTGAAGATCAGCGCGCCTTCATCGCAGAGCATTTTTTCCAGGCGTTCGGCGGCATTGATCGCCTGATCCAGCCGTGGATCCTTGAACAAACCGTGCACCCGCCCCTGCAGCATCTGGCTGTACCAGTTGCCGAAGAACACCCCCATCCGCCCTTTGGCCGGCAGCATCCGCCAGTAGCGCCAGGCCGGTGGCCGCGCCAGCTCTTCATCGGTCTGCTGATCGAAGGTACGCACCTCGATCAGGCGCGGGTCCATCCACTCGTTGAGCAACTTGACCGTCTCGCCCTTGCCCGCGCCTTCGATGCCGTTGATCAAAATGATCACCGGGAAACGCTTTTGCTGCTGCAACTCGAACTGCGCTTCCAGCAGTGCTTCACGCAGCGCGGGGACGGCGGCCTCGTAAGTGTCTTTGTCGATGGCGTGACCGATTTCAGCGGATTCAAACATTGGACGGCTCCTTCCAGGATTCAGCAAGACTAGCGGATTGGGCATGGACGAGGCACAGAAATTCCCGCGGGTGGCGGATTGTCCTTGAGACATCGCGAGCAAGCCTTGCCATGGATCAAGCAGCGCCCGCGCGATCGGCTAGAATGGCCGCCTTGTCGTTGCCGAGCCTGCCATGAAACCTGTAATGCCCCACGCCCAACTCGACTGGGATGACCAGGGACGCCCGCATTCGCGAGTGTTCGATGACGTGTATTTTTCCGACAAGTCGGGGCTGGATGAAACCCGTTATGTGTTCCTTGAACAGAACCGTTTGGCCGAGCGTTTTGCCGCGTTGCCGGAGAATGGGCGCCTGGTCATCGGTGAAACCGGGTTCGGCACGGGGCTGAATTTTCTCTGCGCCTGGCAATTGTTCGAGCAACACGCGGTGGCGGGTTCCAGGCTGCATTTTGTCAGTGTCGAAAAGTACCCGTTGAGCCCGGCCGACCTGCAACGCGCGTTGGCGTTGTGGCCAGAACTCAAACCGCTGGCCGATCAGTTGCTCAAGCATTACGTGGCCATTCATCAAGGCTTCCAACGCGTCACCCTGGCCGACGGTCGGGTGACGTTGAC
The sequence above is drawn from the Pseudomonas sp. FP2196 genome and encodes:
- a CDS encoding thiolase family protein, with amino-acid sequence MREVVIVDSVRTGLAKSFRGKFNQTRPDDMAAHCVNALLERNDIDPASVEDCIVGAGSNEGAQGYNIGRNVAVLSQLGTGVAGMTLNRFCSSGLQAIAIAANQIASGCSDIIVAGGVESISLTLKSVNTDHLINPLLKQQTPGIYYTMGQTAEVVARRYGVSREAQDRYSLQSQLRTAQAQAAGLFDDEIVPMAVKYRVEDKNSGEVQILDGIVERDDCNRPDTTYESLAGLKPVFADDGSVTAGNSSQLSDGASMTLVMSLEKALQLGLKPKAFFRGFTVAGCEPDEMGIGPVFSVPKLLKAKGLQVADIDLWELNEAFASQCLYARDRLEIDNDKYNVNGGSISIGHPFGMTGSRQVGHLVRELQRRNLRYGIVTMCVGGGMGATGLFEAVR
- the pap gene encoding polyphosphate:AMP phosphotransferase encodes the protein MFESAEIGHAIDKDTYEAAVPALREALLEAQFELQQQKRFPVIILINGIEGAGKGETVKLLNEWMDPRLIEVRTFDQQTDEELARPPAWRYWRMLPAKGRMGVFFGNWYSQMLQGRVHGLFKDPRLDQAINAAERLEKMLCDEGALIFKFWFHLSKKQMKARLKSLADDPLHSWRISPLDWQQSQTYDKFVKYGERVLRRTSRDYAPWHVIEGMDANYRSLAVGKILLEGLQNALKRPDVHAEEVNAAPLGTAVDQLNLLDSLDLTQRLEKKDYEEQLITEQARLSGLMRDKRMRRHALVAVFEGNDAAGKGGAIRRVAAALDPRQYSIVPIAAPTEEERAQPYLWRFWRHLPARGKFTVFDRSWYGRVLVERIEGFCSPADWLRAYSEINDYEEQIADAGVIVVKFWLAIDKDTQMERFQAREEIPFKRFKITEDDWRNRDKWDAYRAAVGDMVDRTSTEISPWTLVEANDKRWARVKVLRTINRALEEAFEKSDKKAKKHKD